The Janthinobacterium lividum genome has a window encoding:
- the dapF gene encoding diaminopimelate epimerase, whose protein sequence is MKLQFTKMHGAGNDFIVIDAIHQDIAFTPAQWQRLADRRFGIGADQILVVEKPRLPGCDFRYRIYNNDGGEVEQCGNGARAFVKFVSEKGLSSKDSIRVETMAGIIAPRLERDGSITVDMGAPVLEPKLVPFDANGLDGVTQGNDTLWPLDLALPGNDTTVLVSVVSMGNPHAVQVVDDVDAQDLEQSGPRIEHHPRFPRRVNAGYMQIVDRHHVKLRVFERGAGETLACGTGACAAAVAGILRGLLDSPVRISARGGELSIAWQGPGQPVLMTGPAVTVFEGTIEL, encoded by the coding sequence ATGAAACTCCAATTTACCAAGATGCACGGCGCCGGCAATGACTTCATCGTCATCGACGCCATCCATCAAGACATAGCCTTCACGCCGGCCCAGTGGCAGCGCCTGGCCGACCGCCGTTTCGGCATCGGCGCCGACCAGATCCTCGTGGTTGAAAAGCCGCGCCTGCCCGGCTGCGACTTCCGCTACCGCATCTATAACAACGATGGCGGCGAAGTCGAGCAATGCGGCAATGGCGCGCGCGCCTTCGTCAAGTTCGTCAGCGAAAAAGGCTTGTCAAGCAAGGACAGCATCCGCGTGGAAACCATGGCCGGCATCATCGCGCCACGCCTGGAACGCGACGGCAGCATCACGGTCGATATGGGCGCGCCCGTGCTGGAGCCAAAGCTGGTGCCCTTCGATGCAAACGGCCTGGACGGTGTAACGCAAGGCAATGACACCTTGTGGCCGCTGGACCTGGCGCTGCCGGGCAACGATACAACCGTGCTGGTGTCCGTCGTCTCGATGGGCAATCCGCACGCCGTGCAAGTGGTTGACGATGTCGATGCGCAAGACCTGGAACAATCGGGCCCGCGCATCGAGCATCACCCGCGCTTCCCCCGCAGGGTCAACGCCGGCTACATGCAGATCGTCGACCGCCATCACGTGAAACTGCGCGTGTTTGAACGGGGCGCGGGCGAAACCTTGGCGTGCGGCACGGGCGCCTGCGCCGCCGCCGTGGCCGGCATCCTGCGCGGCTTGCTTGATTCCCCCGTGCGCATCAGCGCGCGCGGCGGGGAACTGTCGATCGCCTGGCAAGGCCCCGGCCAGCCCGTCCTGATGACTGGCCCGGCCGTGACCGTGTTCGAAGGCACGATCGAGCTGTAA
- a CDS encoding outer membrane beta-barrel protein, with the protein MFFKFHFPAAMLALAAIAPLHAAAAEPALGPFYAGASYGFRASSGLDCVPGQGDCDKSSKRNGKAYLGYSFDALPFQGGLAVPSVELVGYLGGEVKSGFDTGAGKVAGRGKFTGLGMQGVLAYKFDAFSLSGRAGAAYTQGKVDYLGGGSDKKDKIGLIYGVGAAYALNKNWSVHLDWDRVPVKYNSKQTTKVDMLSLGASYRF; encoded by the coding sequence ATGTTCTTCAAATTTCATTTCCCAGCGGCGATGCTGGCACTGGCCGCCATCGCTCCCCTGCATGCCGCGGCTGCCGAACCGGCACTGGGTCCATTCTATGCGGGCGCCAGCTATGGCTTTCGCGCCAGTAGCGGCCTCGATTGCGTGCCAGGACAAGGCGACTGCGACAAAAGCAGCAAGCGCAACGGTAAGGCCTACCTGGGTTACAGTTTCGACGCGCTGCCGTTTCAGGGCGGCTTGGCCGTGCCTTCGGTTGAGCTGGTGGGGTATCTGGGCGGTGAAGTCAAATCCGGCTTCGACACGGGCGCCGGCAAGGTTGCCGGTCGCGGCAAGTTCACCGGCCTCGGCATGCAAGGCGTGCTCGCCTACAAGTTTGATGCCTTCAGCCTGAGCGGACGCGCCGGTGCGGCCTATACGCAGGGCAAGGTCGATTATCTGGGCGGTGGTTCGGACAAGAAGGACAAGATCGGCTTGATCTATGGCGTCGGCGCGGCGTATGCGCTGAACAAGAACTGGTCGGTGCACCTCGATTGGGACCGCGTGCCGGTCAAGTACAACAGCAAGCAAACGACCAAGGTCGACATGCTTTCGCTGGGCGCGTCCTACCGTTTCTGA
- the hslV gene encoding ATP-dependent protease subunit HslV yields MEQFHGTTILCVRRGKQVALGGDGQVTLGNIVMKGTARKVRKLYQGKVLVGFAGGTADAFTLLDRFEGKLEKHQGNLLRASVELAKDWRTDRVLRRLEAMLLVADSESTLVITGNGDVLEPEDGIGAIGSGGTYAQSAAKALQENTDLSPAEVVKKSLTIAAELCIYTNMSHIIETLD; encoded by the coding sequence ATGGAACAATTTCACGGCACCACCATCCTCTGCGTCCGGCGCGGCAAGCAAGTCGCCCTGGGCGGCGATGGCCAGGTAACTTTGGGCAACATCGTCATGAAGGGCACGGCCCGCAAAGTGCGTAAGTTGTATCAGGGCAAGGTCCTGGTCGGCTTTGCCGGCGGCACCGCCGACGCCTTCACCCTGCTCGACCGATTTGAAGGCAAGCTGGAAAAACACCAGGGCAATCTGCTGCGCGCCTCCGTCGAACTGGCCAAGGACTGGCGCACCGACCGCGTGCTGCGCCGCCTGGAAGCGATGCTGCTGGTGGCCGACAGCGAGTCGACCCTGGTCATCACGGGCAATGGCGACGTGCTGGAACCGGAAGACGGCATCGGCGCCATCGGCTCGGGCGGCACTTACGCCCAGTCGGCCGCCAAGGCGTTGCAGGAAAACACGGACTTGTCGCCGGCCGAAGTGGTCAAGAAATCGCTGACCATCGCCGCCGAGCTGTGCATCTACACCAATATGTCCCACATTATCGAAACGCTCGATTAA
- a CDS encoding tyrosine recombinase XerC produces the protein MNEARGKAEWLDAYLAQLATQRKLSPHTLDAYGRDLRALLELSGNTPWTALAHNEVRRYTAKLHAGGLDPRSIARKLSSWRGFFNWLSGETRLDANPVDGIRAPKRAKTLPKALSVDDAVRLVAPAQHQQGAAEPEQLCNRAMFELLYSSGLRVSELTSLDTHYCKAEDGQPASLGWLDMASFEVVVTGKGSKMRKVPVGKAALVALTAWLAVRPPAKDGSAALFLSTRGTRISPRVLQLRLKAHALATEIPANVHPHVLRHSFASHVLQSSGDLRAVQEMLGHSSITSTQVYTALDFQHLAHVYDQAHPRAKLK, from the coding sequence ATGAACGAGGCGCGCGGCAAGGCCGAGTGGCTCGACGCCTACCTGGCGCAGCTGGCCACGCAGCGCAAGCTGTCGCCGCATACGCTCGACGCCTACGGGCGCGATCTGCGCGCCCTGCTGGAACTGAGCGGCAATACACCCTGGACGGCGCTGGCGCACAACGAAGTGCGCCGCTACACGGCCAAGCTGCATGCCGGCGGCCTCGACCCGCGCTCGATCGCCCGCAAGCTGTCGTCGTGGCGGGGCTTTTTCAACTGGCTCAGCGGCGAGACCAGGCTCGACGCCAATCCCGTCGACGGCATCCGCGCCCCCAAACGTGCCAAAACGTTACCCAAAGCCCTATCGGTGGACGATGCCGTGCGCCTCGTGGCGCCCGCGCAACACCAGCAAGGCGCCGCCGAACCGGAGCAGCTGTGCAACCGCGCCATGTTCGAGCTGCTGTATTCGAGCGGCTTGCGCGTGTCCGAACTGACCAGCCTGGATACCCATTACTGCAAGGCCGAGGATGGCCAGCCCGCCTCGCTGGGCTGGCTCGACATGGCCAGCTTCGAAGTCGTCGTTACGGGCAAGGGTAGCAAGATGCGCAAGGTGCCCGTCGGCAAGGCGGCCCTTGTGGCCTTGACTGCCTGGCTGGCCGTGCGCCCGCCGGCCAAGGATGGCAGCGCTGCCTTGTTTTTAAGCACGCGCGGTACGCGCATCTCGCCCCGCGTGCTGCAGCTGCGCTTGAAGGCGCACGCGCTGGCGACGGAAATTCCCGCGAATGTGCACCCGCACGTGCTGCGCCACTCGTTCGCCTCGCACGTGCTGCAATCGTCGGGCGACTTGCGCGCCGTACAGGAAATGCTGGGCCATTCCAGCATCACCTCGACCCAGGTCTACACGGCCCTCGATTTCCAGCACCTGGCGCACGTGTATGACCAGGCCCACCCGCGCGCCAAGCTCAAGTAA
- a CDS encoding GTP-binding protein codes for MALIPTTILTGFLGAGKTTLLNRILQEDHGMRIAVIENEFGQENIDNEILVQDSNEHIIEMNNGCICCTVRGDLIVGLTELARKRDAGLLAFDRVVIETTGLANPGPVAQTFFVDEEVGSHYMLDAIITVVDARHAMKQLDEYEEAQRQVGFADKLLLSKTDLVSEEDVAALTRRLKRINPRAPIAKVDFGRAPLAEVLDIRGFNLNEKLELDPHFLATETAHVHDHDKAHDYAHEHKHEHGHEHAHAHSDACATDCGHADHHHAQHSDDIAAFVFKSTQPFDSAKLDEFLGGLVQVYGPRMLRYKGVLLMQGAERKVVFQGVHQLMGSDLGAKWGENEVRGSKMVFIGKNLPKDIFIRGLEQCLV; via the coding sequence ATGGCACTGATTCCAACCACCATCCTCACCGGTTTCCTGGGCGCAGGCAAAACCACCTTGCTCAACCGCATACTGCAGGAAGACCATGGCATGCGCATCGCCGTGATCGAGAACGAGTTTGGCCAGGAAAACATCGACAATGAAATCCTGGTGCAAGATAGCAACGAACACATCATCGAAATGAACAACGGCTGCATCTGCTGCACCGTGCGCGGCGACCTGATCGTTGGCTTGACGGAACTGGCGCGCAAGCGTGACGCCGGCTTGCTGGCGTTCGACCGCGTCGTCATCGAAACGACGGGCCTGGCCAATCCCGGCCCCGTGGCGCAAACCTTCTTTGTCGACGAAGAAGTGGGCAGCCACTACATGCTCGACGCCATTATCACGGTGGTCGATGCCCGTCATGCGATGAAGCAACTCGATGAATACGAGGAAGCCCAGCGGCAAGTGGGCTTTGCCGACAAGCTGCTGCTGTCGAAAACCGACCTCGTCAGTGAAGAAGACGTGGCCGCCCTGACGCGCCGCCTGAAACGCATCAATCCCCGCGCGCCCATCGCCAAGGTCGATTTCGGCCGCGCGCCGCTGGCCGAAGTGCTCGACATCCGCGGTTTCAACTTGAATGAAAAGCTGGAACTGGACCCGCATTTCCTGGCCACGGAAACGGCGCACGTGCATGACCACGACAAGGCGCACGATTACGCACATGAACACAAGCATGAACACGGACATGAGCACGCACATGCGCACAGCGACGCCTGCGCCACCGATTGCGGCCATGCCGACCACCACCATGCGCAGCACAGCGACGATATCGCCGCCTTTGTTTTCAAGAGCACGCAACCGTTCGACAGCGCCAAGCTCGACGAGTTCCTCGGTGGCCTGGTGCAAGTGTATGGCCCGCGCATGCTGCGCTACAAGGGCGTGCTGCTGATGCAGGGTGCCGAACGCAAGGTGGTATTCCAGGGCGTGCACCAGCTGATGGGCAGCGACCTGGGTGCCAAATGGGGCGAAAACGAAGTGCGCGGCAGCAAAATGGTGTTTATTGGCAAGAATCTACCAAAAGACATTTTTATTCGCGGACTCGAACAATGTTTGGTATAA
- a CDS encoding porin yields MKKSLVALALFGAFAATAQAQSSVQIYGTIDAGLGKLTGETTKVTKRDNNKLGFKGTEDLGNGLKAIFQLEIRYESDTGTVENTSGINSRPLFQGQSRVGLQGDFGTVRLGRGLTAFQESSTAFEPWSGMPTPAGFQTDLTVAAYSSDPLSAPGNSRNRFSNAVFYNSPVFSGFQINATVAAKEANNNAAVLASPANRAVPLNAVPEVNPYSVSATYNNAQFAAMAAYERNALEAKLWSVAASFNPVTELKLMASYQHQDDSKFKIINTDTKAWLVGANYDVGPGKVRAGYGQKTPDGVTKTKQASLGYDYNLSKRTYLYADISNRKDAVSKTYIGLGVHHNF; encoded by the coding sequence ATGAAAAAATCACTCGTTGCCCTCGCACTCTTCGGCGCCTTTGCCGCAACAGCACAAGCGCAGTCGTCCGTCCAAATCTACGGCACGATCGATGCAGGCCTGGGCAAACTGACTGGTGAAACCACCAAAGTTACCAAGCGCGACAACAACAAGCTGGGTTTCAAGGGCACGGAAGATCTGGGCAATGGCTTGAAAGCTATTTTCCAACTGGAAATTCGCTATGAATCCGATACCGGCACCGTCGAAAACACCTCGGGCATCAATTCGCGTCCCCTGTTCCAGGGTCAAAGCCGCGTCGGCCTGCAAGGTGACTTCGGTACCGTACGCCTGGGCCGTGGCCTGACCGCCTTCCAGGAATCGAGCACCGCGTTCGAACCATGGTCGGGCATGCCAACGCCAGCCGGTTTCCAGACCGACCTGACCGTGGCTGCCTACAGCAGCGATCCGCTGAGCGCGCCAGGCAATTCGCGTAACCGCTTCTCGAACGCCGTGTTCTACAACTCGCCAGTATTCAGCGGCTTCCAGATCAACGCCACCGTCGCCGCCAAAGAAGCCAACAACAACGCCGCCGTCCTTGCCTCGCCAGCGAACCGCGCCGTACCGCTCAATGCCGTGCCAGAAGTGAACCCGTACTCGGTTTCGGCCACGTACAACAATGCGCAATTCGCCGCCATGGCTGCCTACGAGCGCAATGCGCTGGAAGCCAAGCTGTGGTCGGTTGCCGCATCGTTCAATCCGGTAACGGAACTGAAACTGATGGCGTCGTACCAGCATCAGGATGACAGCAAATTCAAGATCATCAATACGGACACCAAAGCATGGCTGGTTGGCGCCAACTACGACGTCGGCCCAGGCAAGGTTCGCGCTGGCTACGGTCAAAAAACGCCGGATGGCGTAACCAAGACCAAACAGGCATCGCTGGGCTACGACTACAACCTGTCGAAACGCACCTACCTGTACGCAGACATCTCGAACCGCAAGGATGCTGTTTCGAAGACCTACATCGGCCTGGGCGTACATCACAACTTCTAA
- a CDS encoding DUF484 family protein yields the protein MTATLDSSTVAQYLSEHPNFFEEHTALLGEVKLSSPLTGRTISLQERQMEVMRDKYKALELRMSKLSRLAEENGDIASKFHGWNQAMLQVRNDADMPRVLVDALQSNFDVPYVSLRLWQVLPEHANGWFTEDVTADVRMFANSLQAPYCGSNRDFEAVHWLQADKIESTVMIALRAPGTTGTFGLLVLGSPDSERFTSSMGTDFLVHIGATASAALAALRAGSPA from the coding sequence ATGACCGCCACACTCGATTCCAGCACCGTCGCCCAGTACCTGAGCGAGCACCCGAATTTCTTCGAAGAGCATACCGCCCTGCTCGGTGAGGTCAAGCTGAGCAGCCCGCTGACGGGACGCACCATCTCGCTGCAGGAACGGCAGATGGAAGTGATGCGCGACAAGTACAAGGCGCTGGAACTGCGCATGTCCAAGCTGAGCCGCCTGGCCGAGGAAAATGGCGATATCGCCAGCAAATTCCACGGCTGGAACCAGGCCATGCTGCAAGTGCGCAACGATGCGGACATGCCGCGTGTGCTGGTCGACGCCTTGCAAAGCAATTTCGACGTGCCCTATGTCAGCCTGCGCCTGTGGCAAGTGCTACCGGAACACGCCAATGGCTGGTTCACGGAAGATGTCACGGCCGATGTGCGCATGTTTGCCAACAGCCTGCAAGCGCCGTATTGCGGCAGCAACCGCGATTTCGAAGCCGTACACTGGTTGCAGGCGGATAAAATCGAATCGACCGTCATGATCGCCCTGCGCGCCCCCGGCACGACCGGCACCTTCGGCTTGCTGGTGCTCGGTTCGCCCGACAGCGAACGTTTCACCTCCAGCATGGGCACCGACTTCCTCGTGCATATCGGCGCCACAGCCAGCGCCGCTCTGGCCGCGCTGCGCGCCGGCTCGCCTGCCTGA
- a CDS encoding patatin-like phospholipase family protein — MFSIRAVLGGCVAALCALPPAAAADVPAATAATTSPPVSTLAVPAPVSARPRIALVLSGGGARGLAHIGVLKVLQELHVPIDMVVGTSMGGVVGGAYAAGASVADLEKMARETNWARVVADRPPRDELAFRRREEDLLLPSRIEFGTSRNGISTPPSAASNAALELALNRLLPAGMRDRPASQLPLPFRSVASDLVNGELVELVDTPLFLSMRASLAVPGVFAPVRVNNRLVVDGGLVRNLPVDMARAMGADIIIAVNVGTPLAPEKELGSAIGVAQQMLQILTEQNVQRSLKELQPQDILVAPDLTGVSFLDFENYARAMRAGEQAAQALAARLAPLALPPEQYAARERLRLAAPALLDVALPLTRLTIESEGDINPRILQAQSGLVEGQAVSQEDVLKAAAKLYGRGDVARVETDVVDAGDQRAVTIKAVEAPWASSRLRVGLEMASDFRDSNTFALKLLHVRSNLNSWGGELRSTAQIGNARGYGVQFWQPLGAGNPWYIAPQLQYTSSAMDLFDQGRRSARLAYNGQTAALVLGRQFGNWGDLQFGVTRREVKGRLAIPADPTQPELRALGTTQFVQFRVDTLDSPGFPTRGVLFDATWTRDTTTGSGETAVGQSSITGLKAFSRGNWAGHVYGEWARSQRGEAPLSLGGFLRLSGTESQSVSGRSIALARFVMARRIGSLPSTLGGAVRAGFSLEMGGGFDQSERWKASKFTQASSAFISVDTRFGPVYVASGASKGGESTFYLFLGPVW; from the coding sequence ATGTTCTCGATCCGTGCCGTCCTGGGGGGCTGCGTGGCGGCGCTGTGTGCCTTGCCGCCAGCTGCCGCAGCCGACGTCCCCGCTGCCACAGCCGCTACTACTTCTCCCCCCGTTTCCACCCTTGCCGTCCCTGCGCCCGTGTCGGCGCGTCCGCGCATCGCCCTGGTGCTGTCGGGCGGCGGCGCGCGCGGCCTGGCGCATATCGGCGTCTTGAAAGTGTTGCAGGAGCTGCATGTGCCGATCGACATGGTGGTCGGCACCAGCATGGGCGGCGTGGTGGGCGGCGCGTATGCGGCTGGCGCTTCCGTGGCGGACCTGGAAAAGATGGCGCGCGAGACCAACTGGGCGCGCGTGGTGGCTGACCGGCCGCCGCGCGACGAACTGGCGTTCCGCCGCCGCGAGGAAGATTTATTGCTGCCGTCGCGCATCGAGTTTGGCACCAGCCGCAACGGCATTTCCACGCCGCCGTCGGCGGCCAGCAATGCGGCACTGGAGTTGGCCTTGAACCGGCTGCTGCCGGCCGGCATGCGCGACCGCCCCGCCAGCCAGCTGCCCTTGCCCTTCCGCTCTGTGGCGTCCGACCTGGTCAATGGCGAGCTGGTGGAACTGGTCGACACGCCGCTGTTCCTGTCGATGCGCGCTTCGCTGGCCGTGCCGGGCGTGTTTGCCCCCGTGCGCGTGAATAACCGGCTGGTGGTCGATGGGGGACTGGTGCGCAACCTGCCCGTCGATATGGCGCGTGCCATGGGCGCCGACATCATCATCGCCGTCAACGTGGGCACGCCGCTGGCGCCGGAAAAGGAGCTAGGCAGCGCCATCGGCGTGGCGCAGCAGATGCTGCAAATCCTCACGGAACAGAATGTGCAGCGCTCGCTCAAGGAGCTGCAGCCGCAGGATATCCTGGTGGCGCCGGATTTGACGGGCGTCAGTTTTCTCGACTTTGAAAACTATGCGCGCGCCATGCGCGCCGGCGAGCAGGCGGCGCAGGCCTTGGCCGCCCGCCTGGCGCCGCTGGCCCTGCCGCCGGAACAGTATGCGGCGCGCGAGCGGCTGCGCCTGGCGGCGCCGGCCTTGCTGGACGTGGCCCTGCCGCTCACGCGCCTGACCATCGAGAGCGAAGGCGATATCAATCCACGCATCCTGCAGGCGCAATCGGGCCTGGTGGAAGGGCAGGCTGTCAGCCAGGAAGATGTGCTCAAGGCGGCGGCCAAGCTGTATGGCCGCGGCGACGTGGCGCGCGTGGAGACGGATGTGGTCGATGCCGGCGACCAGCGCGCCGTGACCATCAAGGCGGTCGAAGCGCCGTGGGCCAGCAGCCGTCTGCGTGTGGGCCTGGAAATGGCCAGCGATTTCAGGGACAGCAATACCTTTGCACTGAAGCTGCTGCACGTGCGCTCGAACCTGAACAGCTGGGGCGGCGAGTTGCGCAGTACGGCGCAGATCGGCAATGCGCGCGGCTATGGGGTGCAGTTCTGGCAGCCGCTGGGCGCCGGTAACCCGTGGTACATCGCGCCGCAGCTGCAATACACCTCGTCGGCGATGGATTTGTTCGACCAGGGCCGGCGCAGCGCCCGCCTGGCCTATAACGGCCAGACGGCTGCGCTGGTGCTGGGACGCCAGTTCGGCAACTGGGGCGATTTGCAGTTTGGCGTCACGCGCAGGGAAGTCAAGGGCAGGCTGGCGATTCCGGCCGACCCTACGCAGCCGGAGTTGCGTGCGCTGGGCACCACGCAGTTCGTGCAGTTCCGCGTCGATACGCTCGATTCGCCCGGTTTCCCCACGCGCGGCGTGCTGTTTGACGCCACCTGGACGCGCGATACGACCACGGGGTCCGGCGAAACGGCCGTGGGTCAATCGTCGATCACGGGGTTGAAGGCCTTTAGCCGCGGCAACTGGGCCGGCCACGTGTATGGCGAATGGGCGCGCTCGCAGCGTGGCGAGGCGCCACTCAGCCTCGGTGGTTTCCTGCGCCTGTCCGGCACGGAATCTCAATCTGTGAGCGGGCGCAGCATCGCTCTGGCGCGCTTCGTGATGGCGCGCCGCATCGGTTCCCTGCCCAGCACCTTGGGCGGCGCCGTACGGGCCGGCTTTTCGCTGGAAATGGGCGGCGGCTTTGATCAGAGCGAGCGCTGGAAAGCCAGCAAGTTCACGCAGGCCAGCAGCGCCTTCATCTCCGTCGATACGCGCTTCGGTCCCGTGTACGTGGCATCGGGCGCGTCGAAGGGCGGCGAGAGCACCTTCTATCTGTTCCTGGGACCGGTCTGGTAA
- a CDS encoding helix-turn-helix transcriptional regulator translates to MSSPELVLRVLRTQLRAAGITYKVLAERIGMSESSVKRMFGQHDMSLSRLALICKASGIAMEDVLRGAADITPHADTLTLVQEKSLVAHPRLLLVAICCLGHWSLEQVVETYALTQAECIGCLAELDRLGLIELKPLNRYSLRVSNAFHWLADGPVQQYFREHVVADYFSGHFDGAGETLMCIPARLSLSSAQELVQKIRQLAEELARLHQNDRRLPPAERDGFTLLLGFRSWEFAAFTALRRSTATASSTAPGAVYQTGPRNR, encoded by the coding sequence GTGAGTTCACCTGAACTGGTTTTGCGCGTGCTGCGCACCCAACTGCGTGCCGCCGGCATCACGTACAAGGTATTGGCCGAACGCATCGGCATGAGCGAATCGAGCGTCAAGCGCATGTTTGGCCAGCACGACATGTCACTGTCACGCCTGGCCCTGATCTGCAAGGCATCGGGCATCGCCATGGAAGACGTGCTGCGCGGCGCGGCCGACATCACGCCGCATGCCGACACGCTCACCCTGGTGCAGGAAAAGTCGCTGGTGGCGCATCCGCGCCTGCTGCTGGTGGCGATCTGCTGCCTGGGTCACTGGAGCCTGGAGCAGGTGGTGGAAACGTATGCGCTGACGCAGGCCGAATGCATCGGCTGCCTGGCCGAACTGGACCGGCTGGGCTTGATCGAACTCAAGCCGCTGAACCGCTACAGCCTGCGCGTCTCGAACGCCTTCCACTGGCTGGCCGACGGCCCGGTGCAGCAGTACTTCCGCGAACACGTGGTGGCCGATTATTTCAGCGGGCATTTTGACGGCGCCGGCGAGACGCTGATGTGCATCCCGGCGCGCCTGTCGCTGTCGAGCGCGCAGGAACTGGTGCAAAAGATCCGCCAGCTGGCCGAGGAACTGGCGCGACTGCACCAGAACGACCGCCGCCTGCCCCCCGCCGAACGCGATGGCTTTACCCTGCTGCTGGGGTTTCGCTCATGGGAATTTGCCGCCTTCACGGCCCTGCGCCGCAGCACGGCGACCGCCTCGTCCACCGCGCCGGGCGCCGTTTACCAGACCGGTCCCAGGAACAGATAG
- the dksA gene encoding RNA polymerase-binding protein DksA, with amino-acid sequence MTKTNKSTPAANQDIPLISEDQIRAMSEDDYMNPAQLAFFKARLQQLEKDLLKNAGETTEHLRETVLVPDPADRATIEEEHALELRTRDRERKLLKKVQQSIASIDAGDYGWCEETGEPIGIPRLIARPTATLSLEAQQRRELKQKLYGD; translated from the coding sequence ATGACCAAAACTAATAAATCGACCCCGGCCGCCAACCAAGACATCCCTCTCATCAGCGAAGACCAAATTCGCGCCATGAGCGAAGATGACTACATGAATCCGGCACAACTGGCATTCTTCAAGGCGCGCCTGCAGCAGCTCGAAAAAGACCTGCTGAAAAACGCCGGCGAAACCACGGAACACTTGCGTGAAACCGTGCTCGTACCGGATCCTGCCGACCGCGCCACCATCGAGGAAGAGCATGCGCTGGAACTGCGCACGCGCGACCGCGAGCGCAAACTGCTGAAGAAAGTACAGCAATCGATCGCCAGCATCGACGCCGGCGACTATGGCTGGTGCGAAGAAACGGGCGAGCCTATTGGCATCCCGCGCCTGATCGCCCGTCCGACCGCCACCCTGTCGCTGGAAGCCCAGCAACGGCGCGAACTGAAGCAAAAGCTGTACGGCGACTGA
- a CDS encoding lysophospholipid acyltransferase family protein gives MLVPIFRFLSIFPLPVLHALGAALGWVIYAISPSYRRRMRENMQGAGFSQHLHAAVAEAGKSVLELPFIWCAPAERVARHATVENWELVEKALQHGRGIVFLTPHLGCFEIVAQQIALRTPLTVMYRPPKRAALKPLIEGARARENLMLAPANMSGVRIFAKCLKKGQPIGLLPDQVPQEGEGVWADFFGRPAYTMTLPAKLAQMGGAEVIITYAERLPGGRGYVVHFVPFTASLDSTSAEQARTINAAMEELIARSPAQYLWSYNRYKVPRGAPPPTPATPDAAGEQA, from the coding sequence ATGTTAGTCCCAATTTTCCGCTTCTTATCGATCTTTCCCCTGCCCGTCCTGCATGCCCTGGGCGCTGCGCTCGGCTGGGTGATTTACGCCATTTCCCCGTCCTACCGTCGCCGCATGCGCGAGAATATGCAGGGTGCGGGGTTTTCGCAACACTTGCACGCGGCCGTGGCCGAAGCAGGCAAGAGCGTGCTGGAATTGCCCTTCATCTGGTGCGCGCCAGCCGAACGCGTGGCGCGCCACGCGACGGTGGAAAACTGGGAGCTGGTGGAAAAAGCGCTGCAGCACGGCCGCGGTATCGTCTTCCTGACGCCGCACCTGGGCTGCTTTGAAATCGTCGCGCAACAGATCGCGCTGCGCACGCCGCTCACCGTGATGTACCGCCCACCCAAGCGCGCTGCCTTGAAACCGCTGATCGAAGGTGCCCGCGCGCGCGAAAACCTGATGCTGGCGCCGGCCAATATGTCGGGCGTGCGCATCTTTGCCAAATGCCTGAAGAAGGGCCAGCCCATCGGCCTGCTGCCCGACCAGGTGCCGCAAGAAGGCGAAGGCGTGTGGGCCGATTTCTTCGGCCGTCCCGCCTACACCATGACCCTGCCCGCCAAGCTGGCGCAGATGGGCGGCGCCGAAGTCATCATCACCTACGCCGAACGCCTGCCGGGCGGGCGCGGCTATGTCGTGCATTTCGTGCCCTTCACCGCGTCGCTGGATAGCACCTCGGCCGAACAGGCGCGCACCATCAATGCGGCCATGGAAGAATTGATCGCGCGCAGCCCGGCGCAATACCTGTGGAGCTACAACCGCTATAAAGTGCCGCGCGGCGCGCCGCCGCCCACGCCGGCGACGCCCGATGCCGCCGGGGAGCAGGCATGA